The stretch of DNA TCCCCGGTGCGATCCGGATCTCGATCCACGATCGCGTCCGGTTCGGACGGGCCGGTATCGGACTCGAGCCGCCTCTCACGCGTCGACTCGCTCGAGTCCTCCCGCTCGCCGTCGTCGGTTCCCGCCCCCGCGGTCGGGTCCGCGGACTCCGATTCGAGCCGGATCACGTCGCCCGAGATCGACGCGACCGCGCTCTCGTGAATCCGCACGGTATCCTCGTGGGCTCGTTCCCAGCCGAGGGCCGCCCTGATCGAATCGATCACGCCGGATCGCGGCTCGACGGAGACCGTCTCGCCCTCGATCTCGGTGATGGTGCCGATCACGTCACCGTTCGCGTTCTCGACCGTTTTGTCGACGTCGGCCGGCGAAACCGTTGGACACATATTCGGTGATGGACGTGTTCGAGGCAAGCCAGTACTGCCTGCAACCGCGGGCCTCTCGCGGATCGGCCGCTGCCGGCCGCTGCGACGGGACCGACGCCGACCGGGCGACGCGAGACGCGGCGCTCGATCCGGGAGCGATCCCCCGTTCGGTTCGTGTCGTCCGGAAGCGACCGTCCTCGAGCGATCGTGCCGTGGTCGCCGGACCGCGTCGGTTCCGCCGTTCGATCCAGCCCCGCAGCTGCTCGAAGGCATGTTGAAACGGAAGACTGTGTGAGCGAGACGCTCGCATATCGTCCGTAAGCTGGCTATACCCCGTTATCGATCGTGACGTATCGCTGAGGTATAAAGCGTTTTACCGCTGAGAGTCGAAGCCTTGGCGTGGCTTCTCGAGTGCCGAATCCGCTCCGCTGGCTCCTGCTATCGATCGGGTCCCTGCTCTCGCGGGTCGGGGTCGTCGATCTCCGACGCGTCGAGCGGACCACCGATCTCGCCTGGCCGCGCATCGTCACCGGGCTCGCGCGGATGTCCAAGTCGGCGGCGGACGTGGCCATGGTCGGGGTCGCCCTCGGTCCGGCAGCGATCGCTGGCGTCGGATTCGCGACCCCGTTCTGGGCGATCGCGTTCGCGCTCGGCGGTGGGATCGCCGGCGCGACGATCAGTCTGGTCGCCCAGCGCTACGGTGCGCGGGCGACGGCGGAGCTCTCGCTCGCGGTGACGACGAGCGCGGTCGTCGTCGTCGCGGTCACCGTCCCCCTCGCGATCCTCTACTGGACGGTTCCGTCCCGGTTGATCGGGCTCGTCGCGGACGACGCCGCGTCGCTGGCCTACGGAACGGCGTACCTCCGGGTCGTCGCCGTGGGCGTCCCCTTCGCCGCGCTAAACCTGATCGCCAGCCGTACGCTCGTCGGGGCCGACGACGCGTGGACCCCGATGATCCTCCGAGCGGGCGGCGCGGTCGTCAACGTCGCCGTCAACGCCGTCCTGCTGTTCGTCCTCGAGCTCGGCGTCGTCGGCGCGGCGATCGGGACGGTACTGGCGAACGTCCTCGTGCTAGCGGCGTTCGTCACCGGGTTCACCGTCGGTCGGCTCCCCCTGATCGGCGAGTTCCCCGTGACGATCTCCCTCGGGCGACCGTTCACGACCCTGGAGAACGTTCGGGACGTGATCGACATCGGGACGCCGCTTGTGTTCACGAACGTCGCTCGACGGGCCGCGCAGTTCCCGATGCTCGCGATCGTCGCGCTGTTCGGACCGAACGTGGTGGCCGCGTACGTCGTGGCTCGCCGCGTCCGCGACCTGATGGACACCCCCGGCTGGGGCTTCTCGCTCGCGTCCAGCAGTCTGGTCGGGCAGGAGCTCGGCACCGGCGACGAAGGGGACGCCGACACCTACGGACGCGACGTGCTCTGGTTCGGGACCGCCGTCTATCTCTGTAGCGCGACCGTCGTCCTCGTCTTCGCCGAGCAGGTCGGCCGGCTCTTCGTCACCGACCCGTCGATCCTGCCGCTCGTGACCGCCTTCATCGTCGTCGCCTGCGTG from Natrinema salaciae encodes:
- a CDS encoding MATE family efflux transporter — its product is MPNPLRWLLLSIGSLLSRVGVVDLRRVERTTDLAWPRIVTGLARMSKSAADVAMVGVALGPAAIAGVGFATPFWAIAFALGGGIAGATISLVAQRYGARATAELSLAVTTSAVVVVAVTVPLAILYWTVPSRLIGLVADDAASLAYGTAYLRVVAVGVPFAALNLIASRTLVGADDAWTPMILRAGGAVVNVAVNAVLLFVLELGVVGAAIGTVLANVLVLAAFVTGFTVGRLPLIGEFPVTISLGRPFTTLENVRDVIDIGTPLVFTNVARRAAQFPMLAIVALFGPNVVAAYVVARRVRDLMDTPGWGFSLASSSLVGQELGTGDEGDADTYGRDVLWFGTAVYLCSATVVLVFAEQVGRLFVTDPSILPLVTAFIVVACVSVVFRGVSGGATGPLRASGDTRWPFYGQVLGLYVFALPVAALGAVSVPIPALEAVTPLGIGALYAALILETLVPAVVTYYRFAAGHWKVISRGYRPESAPGD